DNA sequence from the Azospirillum thiophilum genome:
ATGCGGCGCAAGGGCTATGCGAACGAGTGACGCCTTACCGCCCGCCAGCGAAATGCAGGTAGGCCAGCACCCCGGCCAGCGAACCGATCAGGACCACCGCGAGATAGATGCGGAACGGCAGGGCGACCGCCTCCTTCGCCTTCGGCCGGCGGCCCGACTTCGCCGGCGCGGCCTTCGCCGGGGACCGGAGGCGGCTGCCCGTCGTCGGCCTGCCCTTCGTGGGCCCGCCCTTCGTGGGGTCGTACAGCTCGATCAGGGTCCAGTTGAACTCCATGCCCTCATAGGCCGAGTCGGCATTGTAATCGAGCTGGATCAGCCGGAAATAGGCGCGCGGGTTGACGCCGACCATGCGCTCGAACCGTGCCTTCGCCTGGGACAGTTCCTCCCCCACCTCCAGCGTCTTCCATCCCTTGCCGCGCGCCTTCTGGATGGCGAAGCGGGTCGGCTGGGGCGGGCGCGGAGAGGGCATGTCGCACGGATGGTTCTGGGATGATCGGCCGCAGGGTATCATGAACCGGTTGCCGTGCTATCGTTCCGCGATGCGAATTCAAACGATCCTCGCCCATCCCCTGCCGCAGAGCTTCGCCGCCGCCGTCCATGGCACGGCGGTGTCCGCCCTGCGGGCATCCGGCCACGAGGTGATGGAGACCGATCTCTATTCCGAAGGCTTCGCGCCGGCGCTGACCGTCACGGAACGCGCCAGCTATTTTTCGCCGGACTATGACGCCTCGGCCGTCGCCGAACTCGTCGAGCGGCTGCGCTGGTCGGAAGGGCTGGTGTTCTGCTATCCGCATTGGTGGTTCGACCAGCCGGCGATCCTCAAGGGATACATCGACCGCGTGTGGGGACCGGGCATCGCCTTCCGGCATGATCGGGACGGCGGCCGCATCCTGCCGCTGCTGACCGGGCTCCGCACGGTGGCAGTGCTGACCAGCTTCGGATCGCCCTGGTGGCTGGCGGAACTCTACATGCGCAATCCCGCCCGCCGAATCCTGAAGAAGGGCGTGCTGGCCGCCTGCGCACCGCAGGCGAGGCTGCGCTACCTCGCCCACTACGACATGGACCGGTCCACCGATGTCAGCCGGAAGCGGTTCCTCGGCCGGGTGGACGGCGCGATGCGCCGCCTCGCCTGACCGCTCCGGCCGTCAGGCGAGCGGAACCGCATTGTTGCGGATGACCGAGGCATACCAGTCGTAGCTGGCCTTGGGCTTGCGGGCCAGCGTCTGGCGGTCGACCTGGACCAGCCCGAAATGGCGGCGGTAGCCCTCCGCCCATTCGAAATTGTCCAGCAGCGTCCAGGCCATGTAGCCCTTCAGGTTGCAGCCCTCGTCGATCGACTTGGCGGCGGCCAGCAGATGGTCGCGCAAATAGCCGATGCGGTCGCGGTCCTCCACCCGGCCCGACGGCCCGACGCTGTCGGGATAGTCGGCGCCGTTCTCCGTCACATAGACCGCCGGATTGCCGTAGCTTTCCTGCAATTCGGCCAGGAACTCGCTCAGCCCGTCGGCCTCGACCGGCCAGTCCATGCCGGTCTTGCGCGTGCCCTCCGGCGCCGAGCCGTAGCCGGTGCCGAACAGCCCCTGCGGGTCGGGCTGCTGGTGCATGCGGCTGTAATAGTTGACGCCGAGGAAATCGACCGGTTGCTTGATCCGCGCGAGGTCGTCCGGCTTGGCGATGCGGGCGAACTCGGCCTCCAGCAATTCCGGGAAGCGGCCTTTGAACAGCGGGTCCAGGCAGGACCGGTTCCACACCGCGTCCCACATCAGCGAGGCCGGATAGTTCGAATCGAGTCCGCCGACCGGCCAGGACGGTTGCAGCGACAGCACGGTGCCGAGTTGCCAGCCCTTGCCGCCGGCCTGCCGCAGCGCCGCCAGCGCCGTGCCCTGGGCGAGGTTCTGGTGGTGGATCGCCGCCAGACAGGTGTCGCGCCCGGTCATCCCCGGCGCATGCCCGCCGGTGCCGTGGCCGAAGATGGCGACGACCGACGGCTCGTTCAGCATGACCCAGTTCTTGGCGCGGTCGCCCAGCCGGGCGGTCACCGCCAGGGCATAGTCGGTGAACCAGCCGGCGATGTCGCGGTTGGTCCAGCCGCCCTTGTCCTGCAACGCCTGCGGCAGGTCCCAGTGATAGAGGCAGGGCCAGGGCTGGATGCCGCGGGCCAGCAGCGCGTCGGTCAGCCGGTCGTAGAAGTCCAGCCCCTTGGCGTTGACCGTGCCGGTCCCCTGCGGCAGCACCCGCGGCCAGGCGATGGAGAAGCGGTAGGCCTTCATGCCGGCCCGCGCCATCAGCTCCACATCCTCGGCATAGCGGTTGTAATGGTCGCAGGCGACGTCACCGGTGTCGCCGTTGGCGATCCGGCCGAAGGAATGGCTGAAGCTGTCCCAGATGCTGGGGCCGCGCCCGTCCGCCGCCACCGCGCCCTCGATCTGGTAGCTGGAGGTGGAGACACCCCACAGGAACCCGTCGGGGAAGGCGACCGACTTGACGGCGCCGGGGGCCGCCTGCACGCTTTCTCGGGTCAGCGCCGCCAATGCGCCGGTGCCGGCCGCAACGGCCGCCGTCGCCTTGAAGGCCGTCTTCAGGAAAGTCCGCCGCCGCATCGCCCGCTTCTCCGCATCCGCCGCCGGTCCGGCCGACCGCCGTCCGTCGCCGCGCACTGTATGCAGTCCAACGGTTTTGGCAACGGGGGGATTACCCGAAGTGACGAT
Encoded proteins:
- a CDS encoding GH1 family beta-glucosidase, with the translated sequence MRRRTFLKTAFKATAAVAAGTGALAALTRESVQAAPGAVKSVAFPDGFLWGVSTSSYQIEGAVAADGRGPSIWDSFSHSFGRIANGDTGDVACDHYNRYAEDVELMARAGMKAYRFSIAWPRVLPQGTGTVNAKGLDFYDRLTDALLARGIQPWPCLYHWDLPQALQDKGGWTNRDIAGWFTDYALAVTARLGDRAKNWVMLNEPSVVAIFGHGTGGHAPGMTGRDTCLAAIHHQNLAQGTALAALRQAGGKGWQLGTVLSLQPSWPVGGLDSNYPASLMWDAVWNRSCLDPLFKGRFPELLEAEFARIAKPDDLARIKQPVDFLGVNYYSRMHQQPDPQGLFGTGYGSAPEGTRKTGMDWPVEADGLSEFLAELQESYGNPAVYVTENGADYPDSVGPSGRVEDRDRIGYLRDHLLAAAKSIDEGCNLKGYMAWTLLDNFEWAEGYRRHFGLVQVDRQTLARKPKASYDWYASVIRNNAVPLA
- a CDS encoding NAD(P)H-dependent oxidoreductase — translated: MRIQTILAHPLPQSFAAAVHGTAVSALRASGHEVMETDLYSEGFAPALTVTERASYFSPDYDASAVAELVERLRWSEGLVFCYPHWWFDQPAILKGYIDRVWGPGIAFRHDRDGGRILPLLTGLRTVAVLTSFGSPWWLAELYMRNPARRILKKGVLAACAPQARLRYLAHYDMDRSTDVSRKRFLGRVDGAMRRLA